Within Nematostella vectensis chromosome 1, jaNemVect1.1, whole genome shotgun sequence, the genomic segment GGAAGTGGAAGGTTTTACAAATGTTTTTCCACTTCCCTGACTCAAATCTGACCTTTTAGCGGATCACACTTTGTGCATGGCAAACTGTCTACAGTGAGATGGCTTGACTGAGAGAGATATGTACACCTGAGTTGCATTGAGAGAATACTGGCAGAGGGTTAATTCGGAAATTGCAGTTCTTCGGGTTTTAGGATTCCCGAATTAACACACTATAGAGCTTACTAACTGGCTAGGAGAAAACTTGTGTCGTAATCCTTGTTGCCTGGGTACCAAGTAAATTTGCAAATCAGTgttattaacccattgactcctggctatttttgagctgaatttacaaaaaacagactgaaaacagatacctccccccctattctgagttttatacagcccgtcaaagtcaaacacagctgcacctagtcagcggtatccaagctttccaacagtgctttgcggtccccacttttaatccctcgtcgttgtgctgaagccagcacaagttgatggttgcttgtatttttcataaaaaatacaactaTGAGCATATTGCTTGTGTTTTtgatcaaaaatacagctatgagcatattaggagagtgtctaaggacatcatgaagtctattggggcatatttgagtgctttgcttatggatatttgcaagcaaaggtggattcatgatgattttctggctttgcctggattctttagctttgcctggatgagaaaataattttctaatgaatcaccacagctctcctaaatgctgtcttttctgaaaccaaattgattccaaaattgtttacactactattctgggtctgtatgacctggaattgggggtgaaaagacttacaAAAAActgtctgactttggggagaagAGTGTTGACTGTCCCTCCCCTCGTGattttttccctggatctttgctttgcaatccgtaaaggcatctaagtggttttacaaggcttcaaggagtggacattgtgttttgaggccatggaaacgaacctggaggatcagaataaaggtttctatttgtgtcttgagctgtgtttgctgatctctctcccttgtgtggtattttgagcgttttattgagaggggtgattctgcttttctttccttgttcgatttgaaatttgtcaaagaacctatgctattatttggcttaagagtagttgccaacaccttggttggatgcatatcttcaagaccatttatcccttagactgatgcctgagtatcttcatcttgtaatgtttattttgcactTATGggttttttgggttgtgggtacttttcaaagccggtacaggcaggttgaggggtcaatgtgttaaaaggTGGTGTGAGACCCTGAGGGGTGACTTTTTTTGAAAAGCACTAGAATAATTTTTAACCAACATACATACAACCTATGTGATCAGATAAATTTATTGACATACTTGACAAAACATTgcgttgctatggcaaccagGGGGCTTAATTACCCCGAAATCATGGTATCCAGTCTTACAGTGATAactcctttatttttttatcaatagcCACCAAACTTTTAGGAAATCTTCTACTACAACATATGCATACAATGAAGTATAGAAATTACCCTGgtgatatttttcaaattagaGGAATATTTTGTCAGAAACTAATATTTGGATATTTGTTTGTCAggtttgaaaattattttcaatttgaGATTTAAAGCAAATGTTTATCCTTTAGGTCTTTGTATAAGAATACATATACTGCACATCCCCTGAAAAAAATAGCCAATTCCAACAAATTCTCTGGAAGATATCACTGTTAGAGTATTACTAATATACGGAAATCTCACAATTTGAGAAATCTCAAGTTAAAGATAACGTAAATGTGTAAATTCATAATATGAGGGCAGTGTTCAGATCATACTTTCTAAAATCCACCAGGATCATACAGAGAGCCCTCAGCTTGCTTCTTCTTGtcctctttcttttttcttttgcctCTCAGGACCTTTCTCCTTCTTTTAGATGCCTCCTTACTTTTATACTCTGCAAGCCGAACTCTATAAGTATCCTCAAGGCCACAGCCTGCTTCCGTATATTTGCCGGCAGGGATTTTGAGGGCTTCCAACAGTCTTAGTACAGAGCTGTACCCCATGTTAAAATGACATACAGCATCATACAAGCCCAATTCCAGAATATCCCTGCCGACATGCACCTCCTTGGGCACTCGCTGCCAAATCATTGCATTCAAACTCTCATTCTGGTTCTGTGTTTTGCCATGTAGACATTTCTCCAGCAGACTGGCTTCACTTAGCCTAACATATACTGGTATTACCTTGGCCAGTATCTCCAATGGCAGACCAGCACTGTGCTTAAATGTATTGGTGTGGTCTGCTTTGTCTTTCTGATATTTACACCAGCTTGTGCTTCCAGTCGGGCAGTGGTCATGCAGCACTCTGGCTTCATTAGAAGCACAATGCATAAGACTAGCATGAATTGCCTTACACATCTGCTCCAAGTTTCCAACATTTGAACGTATGGCAATGCCATAATAATTCTGTAGTTTGTCAATGAGTGCATCGGTTAGCTTGCCTTTGCCGCCTAGACCTGGGGTGTCACGTTTCAGTTTTCGAAGGGAGTTACCAACTCTCTTCTGTACGTGCCCAATACACTCCTTTTTCTTAACTATAATATTGTCAGCCTCATAGACTTTCTCAACTCTATTAAAGCTTTTGCAatcgccatcaccataatATTCAGTGTAACGGATATTGTGGGTCTCTACAGAACGATTAAAGATTCGCTGTACACCCTCAGGCTCCATAGCAGGAGCAGATTTTGCAGGATTGCCTTCTTGAACAGGCTCCATGTCAGTCGAACAACTCGGTTCGTTTTCCGACTCATTAGGACTGTTTTCAACTCTCTTATACTCGCTTTCCTCTAAATTGAGACTTCCTGTAAAGCGGTTCCCACAAAAACGCCGCTTTTTGCGTCTCTGGTTAGCGAATTTAGGCATATTTGAAGAGTAAAATGGAAGgttgtattttgatttgatGTTGAAATGTGAAGATCGATATTTAGGAAGGTACTGCATGTAAACTCTCTTGTTAGTGATCTATTCAGTCACGTGGATaaaacacagggaacccaaacaAGAGAAAATCGAAAACCCCATCGAAATAGGCCCTTTGAAATCCGACTTCTAGATCAAAACAAATTGCAAACAGACCGGTTGCCCCTAGCAACGGCTCgccaacattttttaaaagctgaaTACTataggaaaaaatatattttcatttaaattaCACTAGGGCATACATTTCAAGGATAAATAACGGTAACTTTGAGacgaaaataatttttttcacaattaattcaaatttggTAAATTTTAGGGTATCATACCAAACGAATTCGGGTTCAGAGAACAGGCGCGTAGAGGTGTGCAGGGTGCGCGCGGGTGGCCAAAAAGtgtgtcatttcttattaaggaatcttctatgcttttttcaaatgatacctatgactgtgcacccccccccccacccccccgcataggccaatcctgggaacgcgcctgGAGCATTAGTATTTCTATCGTTTATGTGCTGTGCCAGTTAACACCTACATCGCGTGGTAACCATGATGCAACATGCGTTACTAtattttcacaaataaaaCCTTGTTTGAAATAGCTTTATTATATTAGAGGAATTTACTTGTCCATGAACCATTAAAAATTTGACGCCGAAGGCTTTGttactttttattgttttcccCCCTAAATAGTACAAAAGAGGATGGAAGATCACAAGTCTTGTAGGGATTAAAACTACTGGGCTGTTCTAAGGGCGGTTTTGTGTGTAGCTTGTCATTGTATTACACATGATGTTTCATATATGTCTAGGGAATACAGTGGAAGAGTAAAAGAAAAAGCAGTCGACGGAGCAAAACTACAAAAGCTTGCCTCTCTCAAATACGAGGTATAAACACCACCCAGCAACACTTTAAAGCTTTTGTATATGTATATTGTAAATTTTTTGCCTGTTTATTTGCTTGTTATCGCAGAACGCAAACCAACTCTTCAAAGAGGATTGGGAGATGGACGAAGTTGATGCCGCTACGTTTGCCGAAAAATTGAGGAAAATAGACAGAAATGTCGACATCACGCAAAATGCACAGGCCTGGGAAGATAAAAATGTGATCAAGTCAAacatttgtattttgttttgaattaaaaaaagttgagTCTGAAAGTAGCTTTACGTTGTTGTACTATGCTGGACCTGATCGGGTTGCACGTATTAGGCCGTTTTTGGTCGGTACAGGGTTGGGTGGGATTTGTGTAACGCCTTTCTTGGTCGGTACAGGGTTGGGTGGGTTTTGTGTACAACGCCCTTCTTGGTCGGTACAGGGTTGGGTGGGTTTTGGGTTTAGTACAACGCCCTTCTTGGTCGATACAGGGTTGGATGGGTTTTGTGTACAACGCCCTTCTTGGTCGGTACAGGGTTGGGTGGGTTTTGTGTACAACGCCCTTCTTGGTCGGTACAGGGTTGGGTGGGTTTTGTACAACGCCCTTCTTGGTCGATACAGGGTTGGGTGGGTTTTGTACAACGCCCTTCTTGGTCGGTACAGGGTTGGGTGGGTTTTGTACAACGCCCTTCTTGGTCGATACAGGGTTGGGTGGGTTTTGTACAACGCCCTTCTTGGTCGATACAGGGTTGGGTGGGTTTTGTGTAGCTGCTTTGTATGATATTACATTATCAAACCTCATACTAAACCCAGTTTAATCTTTAATTCACCAGTGTAAGTTACCGTTTCTTTGaagtcttctttttctttttcttctcatCTTCAGAGTCATCATCAGAGTCAGTAAAACCTGAGGCAAACTCCTCAGGGTAAAGCTCTTTGTAGCCACTGTGACCCCATCTGAATAACAACATATTACAATACAACTACACTTGTAAATCGCAAGCTCTGATTGGTGTATCAAGACACGCTTGATGTCAGCATGTGCATGCAAATTGGAATCCTCCTGGTTATGATGCTGTTTCAGTCAAAACTGTGATGCTGCCAAGTTAtattcagggcttctggaattatgcgcttgtgcggaagcgcgtaatttggctttttccgcgtaatccacaaatttccgcgtaatccggcgtaatttggctaaattttgaaagacaaaacatttaattgcacagctgatgtgttcttttagggttgttacctctatttctcgtgtAAAATGAGAGATATTCttatttcgtgcttttcttcggtacaaaatgttgtttgggcgtaacagttgatattccgcgtaatttagcgcgtaatgattgattttccgcgtaatttagccaAGAATCcgagtttttttccgcgtaattccagaagccctatTTCACTAGACTTTGTCTTTGGTCATTGTAGTGCTGTTGCACTATATAATCAAGGAGTTTCATGGCTAATTAAGTATTTTACTCCTTTCCAAATAATAGTCTGTGTGCATTGTGAATAGTAAACGCATTGCATATTGTTTTACCATTGTGAAAAAGTGTTTAaattaatattaaaaacagTGCAAAAAAGGGCAAGTCTACTTCTTTATAAGACAAGACAAGGTACAGTTCCTACTGTAGAATTAAATCTTACCTATCAGTACAGGAGCTTTCAAATTCAGTTAACTGCTTCATCCAGTATGTGTTCCTCTCACCAGAATCTGAAGGTTCATCACTGTGCAACCTTCCTCTTCTACAGACGatcaaaacaagacaaattACACAATGATAGCATTGTCAAGGACATaacaaaacataacaaaaaatgCATCATGTATGGGTGGGGGGAAGAGTGCTGCTGAGAAAACCTCTGGCCACCTCCTTTGACAGGATGTGGTACCCATAGCTAAGTGTCTGTTTCTGGTGAATTCTTTCTCAAAGTTCTCTCACAGAGAGTAAGATTATCCTGATTACTGACCACTGTGGCAAATCTGTTACTGTAAAATGTGCATAGTTAAGCCCTGTTTTTGGTTTGGCGAATATCAAACAACTAGTGGGTACCCGTGAAACATTTATgtttataattaataaaagaCATTAAAGCCCTAtttgatttgaaaaaaaaaaaagaaatggttACATCATAATTAAATAAAGTCAATTTGAAAAGTGTATCCTCCCATGTTTTGCCAAACTTGAAGCATAGCATCTTTTATCATATCGGAAATAAACCAATATAACAGGATTGCTACCGATATTCAATGTATCAAGTTTCATGataaattatctttattttattctataagaaataattttatatgctatgctataaaaaaaa encodes:
- the LOC125570148 gene encoding uncharacterized protein NKAPD1-like isoform X1, whose amino-acid sequence is MAVARKFIDKKVLHNYIRSTDAHNKFFTLQKIREEQDMWRLRQAQNTQKSDCLASLAATSKRRGRLHSDEPSDSGERNTYWMKQLTEFESSCTDRWGHSGYKELYPEEFASGFTDSDDDSEDEKKKKKKTSKKR
- the LOC125570148 gene encoding uncharacterized protein NKAPD1-like isoform X2, with protein sequence MAVARKFIDKKVLHNYIRSTDAHNKIREEQDMWRLRQAQNTQKSDCLASLAATSKRRGRLHSDEPSDSGERNTYWMKQLTEFESSCTDRWGHSGYKELYPEEFASGFTDSDDDSEDEKKKKKKTSKKR